One stretch of Ptiloglossa arizonensis isolate GNS036 chromosome 7, iyPtiAriz1_principal, whole genome shotgun sequence DNA includes these proteins:
- the LOC143149092 gene encoding xylulose kinase, translating to MGATTNATYLGLDLSTQQLKAVVVDDDLTVLCETSVQFDNDLPEFRTYGGVIQKKEEPRVAVAPTLMWVKALDMILDKLRVCGVDFSKVAAISGCAQQHGTVYWGKGSRNHLRQLDPAKFLHEQLVTSFSVTPSPVWMDSSTTKECHILEEIVGGPRKLAEITGSRAYERFSGPQIAKIARRRPEAYSNTERISLISSFLASLFMGDFAPIDLSDGSGMNLLNIHTKDWDDVLLEACGPDLREKLGKPIFSCSDIGPISSYFVERFSFDESCRIIAFTGDNSGSLIGMRLKEGDIACSLGTSDTLFLWLNKPKTALEGHIFCNPIDEKAYMALLCFKNGSLTRERIRDSAAQGSWQIFNELLESTPRGNFGNLGLYFDAQEILPFVVGDHRFNKANDEISRYSSKEVEVRALIEGQFVAKRAHAEDFGFVVGPNTRIVATGGASANKAILQVISDVFNSPVYISEIVNSAMMGAAYQAKYALLRNKSNLDEITCCLPEPTLVCRPYDDAESIYKSMVTRYRKIVEQIKKKSSTN from the exons ATGGGTGCAACTACGAACGCGACATACTTAGGGCTCGATCTCAGCACGCAGCAG ttGAAAGCGGTTGTCGTCGACGATGATCTCACCGTTCTTTGCGAAACCAGCGTACAATTCGACAACGATCTGCCAGAGTTTAG AACGTACGGAGGTGTTAttcaaaagaaagaagaacctcgcGTGGCGGTAGCTCCCACTTTGATGTGGGTGAAGGCTTTGGACATGATCCTTGATAAATTACGCGTTTGCGGCGTCGATTTTAGTAAAGTGGCCGCTATTTCCGGATGCGCACAG CAACATGGCACAGTTTACTGGGGCAAGGGCAGTCGAAATCACTTGCGGCAATTGGATCCCGCGAAATTCTTGCACGAGCAACTGGTTACATCTTTCTCGGTGACACCGTCACCTGTATGGATGGATTCGAGCACAACCAAGGAATGCCATATTCTAGAAGAGATCGTGGGTGGCCCTCGT AAATTAGCGGAGATTACAGGATCTCGGGCGTACGAAAGATTCTCTGGACCTCAGATAGCGAAAATTGCACGCAGAAGGCCGGAAGCCTACAGTAACACTGAG AGAATTTCTTTGATTAGCAGTTTCCTTGCCTCCTTGTTTATGGGTGACTTCGCGCCTATCGATTTATCCGATGGGTCTGGAATGAATTTGTTAAACATCCATACGAAAGACTGGGACGACGTGTTATTAGAG GCTTGTGGTCCAGATCTAAGAGAGAAACTAGGTAAACCTATTTTCTCGTGTAGCGACATCGGCCCAATTTCGTCCTATTTCGTAGAAAGATTCAGCTTCGACGAATCGTGCAGGATAATTGCATTCACGGGGGACAACTCAGGTTCTTTAATAG GAATGAGGTTAAAGGAAGGAGATATCGCCTGCAGTTTAGGAACAAGCGATACTCTGTTTTTATGGTTGAACAAACCGAAAACTGCCTTGGAAGGTCATATCTTTTGCAACCCTATCGACGAGAAAGCTTACATGGCGCTGCTTTG TTTCAAAAATGGATCTCTGACTCGCGAAAGAATACGCGACAGCGCGGCCCAGGGCTCTTGGCAGATTTTTAACGAGTTACTGGAGAGTACTCCCCGCGGTAATTTCGGTAATTTAGGTTTATATTTCGACGCACAGGAAATTTTGCCATTCGTCGTCGGCGATCACAGATTCAACAAAGCCAACGACGAAATATCTCGCTACAGCTCGAAAGAGGTGGAAGTCAGAGCTTTAATCGAGGGACAATTCGTCGCGAAAAGAGCCCACGCTGAGGATTTTGGTTTCGTTGTCG GTCCAAACACACGCATCGTTGCAACTGGTGGTGCATCTGCAAATAAAGCCATACTGCAAGTAATTTCCGATGTTTTCAATTCACCAGTGTACATATCg gaaatagtcaATTCGGCTATGATGGGTGCAGCCTACCAAGCAAAGTACGCTTTATTGCGAAATAAAAGCAACCTTGATGAAATAACATGCTGTTTACCAGAACCAACGCTCGTATGTCGTCCTTACGATGATGCGGAATCA ataTACAAGTCAATGGTTACACGTTATCGGAAGATAGtggaacaaataaaaaaaaagtcaagtacaaattaa